The following coding sequences are from one Lolium rigidum isolate FL_2022 chromosome 6, APGP_CSIRO_Lrig_0.1, whole genome shotgun sequence window:
- the LOC124664373 gene encoding uncharacterized protein LOC124664373, which translates to MAEFALGLTKSAVEGTLSRVKLAIEEDAKLKIRVQNDLLFITGEFQMMRSFLNAANAERTRNDVVQTWVRQVRDLAFDVEDCVEFVVHLDKGSPWTNWFWRVLPSCIAQPLPLDEAVAEIKQLKARVEDISQRNTRYNLISDSGSSSKHPVSVSSVVSELMPASTEVGETADPFNTLCKVWESTGKLRDMGDLCKLINNDGDDLEVISLWQSPGAGHLGVNHVIRQAYNHPEINRNFKSMACIKLLHPFNPEEFLKTLLSQVFASSHHQANIGVVDFRKKMKAAVAIEDELMQQMCKQRYLVIVEELSTVAEWDAIRMYLPNSKNGSRIVVATQELGLALSCTGDPYQVSILRQLSNGQSLCAFFNKVSGRRSDMSELILQLRRPGVVSVWNDNSLVDKVYTCITHKSKEIDGVGFKRHVRVDLPNNLHFMDFCRRLLLSFHSDDFQAKEIREVFIRGDGEIIERCRRFLRENECLIVIGGLNCTTSWNCIKGTFLSEPIKSCILALADGHPMAIYCVDEECQLFNAEDLDADTVLRRSVKDYDYYRFEGREESSMGCLFPNRRKRASDWINKFQHMVPLDRVCGRLLDRVRDGGVISLWGTPGDGRSAIARRIYYKQLLFERENGMPPPPAGYNQENPDLGFINFSWIEVPNPFDLTDLCWRLILDFYSDNMDKERVAVDMMYREPDPIQRCRSILREFKCLVVVRGLQSTDDWDKMRDALLSDGPISGCIIVITNEESVAKYCVHKDGQVFISQLRKDRRVLSRTGDLVRKPSAYVGSQNHRRCIFSTRMEEARDWFNKFELIGHDNESRSILEQLQQHDSCVISVWGIAGAGKSYVVRSIYYSNMIGIESNYNGCLGKATKYSWVDVPHPFNLSDLSRRLLMDLHSDDLAAKETVIIGMMEGQDPIQECRKLLHQYICFFVIRGLRSIDDWDLMKASLLPERVKGCILVITNDKSVATHCAQKDGVINVKGLDANETDDLFRKIIQDDGLLLSNKVVEFSKLILAKCGGLPRVITAMGKYCKNLRWFWEVDSELLNKPKENLLHNIDGGFMTWLETDQSFRDLRSLFCWMQSYFDACSDSLKPCIFYLSVFPASQNIRRKRLLKRWIAEGYSRDTSGSSALENGERLFSELVGLSIIHQSAEVCQVNGFFHEYIISRPMEDNLVFALKGCCSLNAQRAGQHLAISNNWDRDEIVFRSLDLSRLRSLTVFGKWKSFFISADVNMRLLRVLDLEDTTGIKDGDIEQIGKLLPRLKFLSLRGCMEINLLPDSIGDMRQLQTLDIKNTSIVTLPVTIIKLEKLQYIHAGTTHETRDLGDGMVVMQPLVGEDQPSTTIEDGSSNGAATSLPPAEATSSLRAAEGTTSLPPEEATTSLTLAEATTSLAPVEAKTPWSSWQCALAPSWLSKLSKHALVGGTDNKGVKLIPAAAKGIRNLTALHTLGVVNVGSTSGGNTVLRELRKLTQLRKLRLSGINLKNWELFCSAISGRGYLESLSVRLDECPRSAVVFANFSNILEPPKTLKTLKVYGKNIHISPDWIKQLHNLTKVDLDLTLSTQEDIFCTMELPRPDIFRRACVRPITEGELTFGLDRELDYGEAYFALRSIQILKIDCRYTLACNFGSDVTIEVVVVHCSTVGSSWDLSGLEKLCGLKEVWLTGSYSDELKQHLQQKVAQHQKKPVLKLEAQPRSRSVCYNCCV; encoded by the exons ATGGCGGAGTTCGCGCTTGGGTTGACCAAGTCGGCGGTGGAGGGGACGCTGAGCAGGGTGAAGTTGGCGATCGAGGAGGATGCCAAGCTCAAGATCCGGGTGCAGAATGATCTGCTGTTCATCACTGGCGAGTTTCAGATGATGCGATCGTTCCTCAACGCCGCGAACGCTGAGCGGACGAGGAACGACGTGGTGCAGACATGGGTGAGGCAGGTGCGAGACCTTGCCTTCGACGTGGAGGACTGCGTGGAGTTCGTCGTCCACCTCGATAAGGGGTCTCCATGGACCAACTGGTTCTGGCGCGTGCTGCCATCCTGCATCGCGCAGCCGCTGCCCCTGGATGAGGCGGTCGCAGAGATAAAACAGCTCAAGGCCAGGGTGGAGGATATAAGTCAGAGGAACACGCGATACAACCTTATCAGCGACTCCGGCTCCAGCTCCAAGCATCCAGTTAGCGTCTCCTCTGTGGTGTCGGAGCTTATGCCAGCCTCCACTGAAGTAGGCGAAACAGCAGATCCATTCAACACCCTATGCAAGGTGTGGGAGTCTACTGGGAAGCTACGTGACATGGGTGACCTATGTAAGCTGATCAACAATGATGGGGACGACCTTGAGGTGATCTCTCTATGGCAAAGTCCAGGAGCTGGTCATCTTGGGGTGAATCACGTCATCAGGCAGGCGTACAATCACCCAGAAATTAACAGGAATTTCAAAAGCATGGCCTGTATAAAGCTGTTGCATCCTTTTAACCCGGAGGAGTTCCTCAAGACCTTGCTCAGTCAGGTCTTTGCAAGCTCTCACCACCAAGCAAATATAGGTGTTGTGGACTTCCGGAAAAAGATGAAAGCAGCGGTGGCCATAGAAGACGAGCTCATGCAGCAAATGTGCAAACAAAGGTATCTTGTTATTGTGGAAGAACTATCCACCGTGGCAGAGTGGGATGCCATCAGAATGTACCTGCCCAATAGTAAAAATGGCAGCCGGATTGTCGTGGCGACACAAGAGTTGGGACTTGCACTCTCCTGCACGGGCGACCCTTATCAAGTATCAATCCTCAGACAACTCTCCAATGGTCAATCTCTTTGTGCCTTCTTCAACAAG GTCAGCGGACGTCGCAGTGATATGAGTGAACTTATTTTGCAATTAAGACGTCCTGGTGTGGTCTCAGTCTGGAACGATAATTCTCTTGTTGATAAAGTGTACACATGCATTACACATAAGTCAAAGGAAATAGACGGAGTTGGGTTTAAACGACACGTCAGGGTGGATTTACCTAACAATCTCCATTTTATGGATTTCTGTCGACGCCTACTTTTAAGTTTTCACTCAGATGATTTTCAGGCCAAGGAAATTAGAGAGGTTTTTATAAGGGGAGACGGGGAAATAATCGAACGGTGTCGTAGGTTTCTGCGTGAAAATGAGTGCCTCATTGTTATTGGTGGTCTGAACTGCACAACTTCCTGGAACTGCATAAAAGGAACATTTTTATCCGAGCCAATTAAAAGTTGTATCCTAGCCCTTGCAGATGGACATCCGATGGCCATATATTGTGTTGATGAGGAATGTCAATTATTCAATGCCGAAGATTTGGATGCGGACACtgtacttcgtcgttcggtgaag GATTACGACTACTACCGATTTGAGGGCAGGGAGGAATCCAGCATGGGTTGCCTTTTCCCCAACAGAAGGAAAAGAGCAAGTGACTGGATCAACAAATTTCAGCATATGGTTCCTCTGGATAGAGTTTGTGGTCGGCTTCTGGATAGAGTAAGAGATGGTGGTGTGATTTCCTTGTGGGGGACCCCCGGTGATGGGAGATCGGCTATTGCTAGGAGAATTTATTACAAGCAATTGCTTTTTGAACGTGAAAACGGCATGCCCCCACCGCCTGCAGGATACAATCAAGAAAATCCTGACCTTGGATTCATAAATTTTAGCTGGATTGAGGTCCCGAATCCGTTTGATCTGACAGACTTGTGTTGGCGATTAATTTTGGATTTCTATTCCGATAATATGGATAAGGAAAGAGTAGCTGTGGATATGATGTACCGAGAACCAGACCCGATTCAACGGTGTCGTAGTATTCTGCGTGAATTCAAATGCTTGGTTGTTGTTCGTGGTCTACAGTCCACTGATGACTGGGACAAAATGAGAGATGCTTTATTGTCGGATGGGCCTATCAGTGGATGTATCATTGTCATTACAAACGAAGAAAGTGTCGCCAAATATTGCGTACATAAAGATGGTCAAGTGTTCATCTCACAACTAAGGAAAGATCGTCGAGTTCTCAGTCGCACTGGGGACTTAGTAAGG AAGCCCTCTGCCTATGTTGGTTCTCAAAATCACAGGAGATGCATTTTCTCCACTAGAATGGAAGAGGCACGTGATTGGTtcaacaaatttgaacttatcgGGCATGACAATGAGTCGCGGAGCATCTTGGAGCAGTTACAACAGCATGACTCCTGTGTGATATCCGTGTGGGGGATTGCAGGTGCGGGGAAATCATATGTAGTCCGAAGCATTTACTACTCGAACATGATTGGCATTGAGAGCAATTACAACGGCTGTCTGGGGAAAGCCACAAAGTATAGTTGGGTGGATGTGCCCCATCCGTTCAATTTGTCAGACTTATCTAGGCGTTTGCTTATGGATCTTCATTCGGATGACCTTGCCGCAAAAGAAACTGTGATAATTGGTATGATGGAAGGGCAGGATCCAATTCAAGAGTGTCGTAAGTTACTGCATCAATACATATGCTTTTTTGTTATTCGTGGACTGCGCTCCATAGATGATTGggatttgatgaaagcttccctgTTACCCGAGCGTGTTAAAGGTTGTATACTTGTCATTACAAATGACAAAAGTGTCGCCACTCATTGTGCACAAAAAGATGGAGTGATCAATGTTAAAGGTCTAGATGCTAATGAAACTGATGATCTATTCCGAAAG ATAATTCAGGATGACGGGCTATTGCTTTCTAACAAGGTGGTTGAGTTCTCAAAACTTATCCTCGCCAAGTGTGGAGGCCTTCCTAGAGTAATTACAGCTATGGGAAAATACTGCAAAAACCTTAGGTGGTTCTGGGAAGTAGATAGCGAATTATTAAATAAACCAAAAGAAAATTTGTTGCACAATATTGATGGTGGCTTTATGACGTGGTTGGAGACGGATCAAAGTTTCCGTGATTTAAGAAGTCTATTTTGTTGGATGCAGTCCTACTTTGATGCTTGCTCGGATTCTCTCAAGCCATGTATCTTTTATCTCTCTGTCTTTCCTGCAAGCCAAAACATTAGACGGAAGCGTCTGTTAAAGCGGTGGATTGCTGAGGGTTACTCCAGGGACACATCAGGTAGTAGTGCGCTGGAAAATGGGGAAAGGTTGTTTTCTGAGCTTGTTGGCTTGAGCATAATCCATCAGTCGGCCGAGGTGTGCCAAGTCAATGGTTTTTTCCATGAATACATTATTTCCCGGCCAATGGAGGATAACCTTGTGTTTGCATTGAAGGGGTGCTGCAGCCTCAACGCTCAACGTGCTGGACAACACCTCGCCATAAGCAACAACTGGGATagagatgagattgtatttcggagcCTGGACTTGTCACGGCTGCGGTCATTGACAGTGTTTGGGAAGTGGAAGTCATTCTTCATCTCTGCCGATGTCAATATGAGATTGCTCCGGGTGCTAGATCTGGAGGATACCACAGGTATAAAAGATGGTGACATCGAGCAAATCGGGAAGCTACTACCACGTCTCAAGTTCCTCTCCCTTAGAGGGTGTATGGAAATCAACCTTCTGCCGGATTCAATAGGTGACATGAGGCAGCTCCAAACTCTAGATATAAAAAACACCTCCATCGTCACCCTGCCAGTGACTATCATCAAGCTGGAGAAGCTACAATACATCCATGCTGGCACAACTCACGAAACACGTGATTTAGGTGATGGCATGGTTGTGATGCAACCACTAGTTGGTGAAGATCAGCCATCTACAACAATAGAAGACGGGAGCAGTAATGGCGCCGCCACAAGTCTACCTCCAGCAGAAGCAACCAGCAGTCTACGAGCAGCAGAAGGAACCACCAGTCTACCGCCGGAAGAGGCAACCACGAGTCTAACATTAGCAGAAGCAACCACGAGTCTAGCACCAGTAGAAGCAAAAACACCATGGAGCAGCTGGCAATGTGCCCTGGCTCCGAGCTGGTTGTCCAAATTAAGCAAACATGCACTTGTTGGTGGCACTGATAACAAAGGTGTTAAGCTCATTCCTGCTGCTGCAAAGGGAATTCGAAACCTGACAGCCTTGCATACTCTTGGTGTTGTCAATGTTGGTAGTACTTCAGGTGGAAATACCGTCCTCAGAGAGCTCAGGAAGCTTACACAGTTGCGCAAGCTAAGATTGTCTGGGATCAACCTGAAAAACTGGGAGCTTTTTTGCTCTGCCATCTCTGGTCGCGGCTATCTTGAGTCATTGTCAGTACGACTCGATGAGTGTCCAAGAAGTGCTGTTGTATTTGCTAATTTCAGTAACATCCTTGAGCCACCCAAGACTCTTAAAACCCTTAAGGTGTATGGGAAGAACATACACATATCACCAGACTGGATCAAGCAGCTTCACAATCTCACAAAGGTGGACCTTGATTTGACCTTATCAACGCAAGAAGACATATTCTGCACTATGGAATTGCCACGTCCAGATATCTTTCGCCGTGCTTGCGTGAGGCCGATTACAGAGGGTGAGCTCACTTTTGGTTTAGATCGGGAACTTGATTATGGCGAGGCCTACTTCGCCCTCCGCAGCATCCAGATTCTCAAGATTGATTGCAGATACACTTTAGCGTGTAATTTTGGATCTGATGTAACTATTGAGGTAGTGGTGGTTCACTGCTCTACTGTTGGTTCGTCTTGGGATCTTTCCGGGCTAGAAAAATTATGTGGCCTTAAGGAAGTCTGGCTTACAGGTTCATATAGCGACGAACTGAAGCAACACTTGCAGCAGAAAGTTGCCCAGCACCAGAAGAAACCTGTCCTGAAGCTGGAGGCCCAACCACGTTCTCGTTCCGTTTGCTACAACTGTTGTGTGTGA